In the Nerophis ophidion isolate RoL-2023_Sa linkage group LG19, RoL_Noph_v1.0, whole genome shotgun sequence genome, TCCATAatcaatgtaaatgtaaataatagGTTTCAACCTCGATAAGTCTGCATTTAGGTGAAGATTTgtgcactttgaacacaatatgaaGTACTGCATACCAAACAAAATGTGATGATCAACTTTAAtttattaacaagccaaaacaataACTGGCTAAATTGTCCTGTatgcgctgctctgccaacactggcacacacacacgtccCTTTTGGTGCCCTCACGAACAATCTAAAATCACAAAAATCCATTATTTAACAACCATATACATGACCTTGGTCTCAGTACTGctgcatttgtggcaatttcaaggattttgtgcaatcaaagtcaacattttctgaaccgaaTTATTGAGCGTAGAAAatttaagaaggaagaggacaaGTATTTTGGCTCTGGCAGTTTTATGGGATATTTTTGCTTCAATGTCTGCTTGAAGAGCGTGTGTGAGCAAGCAGTCGGAGACAGTAGTGGTGAAACTTTCACGTGAGTtccgaaaacatttttttttcctcctgttaACTGCTTcgttgtcaactatttatttaataatcatcTATTTTGGCGAATAATTATGACGCTTATCACTTTTTGCTGACATTCTGGTCTGATGAATGCAACCAGAGGGCGGGAGCGTTCACATAGAGGATGGATCGCATATATATGCGATTTATATCCACATACAGAAGAGGCCTGGGTCGGATACGGAAACATTTAGAATTGCTTTGTTCACACTGACATGAAACAATAATAAGACGTCAACATAAAAACTGTTTGGCAAAAAAAATTCCAGCACAAAcgaatgggacaagtttggggagattttgacttgGTAAGGAGCTGGTTATGAATAATTATACATTATTACCAAAAActataatcattttttttttaatccgcaTAAACAAATGGCAGTGTTATTTTAACATTTGCAATTATACGGGGGACCAACCTCACACAGGCAAAGATAGTAAGTCTGCTATTtgttaaaatattttacaaagtttggattttttgcAGAAATGCCTTCTCTGATGCTGAGAAAAACACAGGATTTCCTGTCAAACGGAAGGTTGACTGGTATGATTATTTGGAGTGTGAATCTTTGGACACCTAACCATTCGATCTGATTCCTGGCGTGACTattccattcagaatcgattccgattcaacacgattctcgcaatgtattagtTGATATAATTACAATAAAACAGGTTACATGTTCCAAAACCttcttctggttgcatggagatggcctaaaaatgtttcttatataaatatatacatatggaaCCTTGATTGACAACATAAAAAAAGACTATTCCAAGGAGTACTGTACATCAATGGCGCTGACAAGTATGGAAGAATGAATAGACAGGCTTCTTACTAcagcaagttttaattgtgaAAAGACTGGATATTTCTGGGAAACAATGCCAGAGCATACTTATTCCACAGATAGGGAACATTTTCTCTCTGGCTGCAAGCACGGAAGGGGGTGGAGGCCCCCCAAGCTCCTCTTTGACGTTAATTTAAGTAGATTTGACCTTTTTTAAATACTTATTGTAGCATTATGGTTGTTAAAGGTTTTTAGGATTTCTGATGGGTTTGTCTGTGTGTGCAGCTTGGCAGGGCAGTGCATACATTACACTTctgttattaaatagaaagttcTTATGCTTGTTTGATTTACAGTACTCTATATAACCTagtattgtgttcaaagtgcacCAAGCTACACTAAATAGGGACTTTTGGCCAGGCTGTAAcccatttttcatatttacattgtttattattgtcaCGGCTGGTTATACCAGTCCGTGCCTTTATGTTGGGTTTTGTTGGTGTCCGTCTGTGTTTAGTACTTATTCCTGTCctgcgctcttgttttggttacacttcttgttgtgttggtgttttttcATAACTACTTTAAACATGCCTTAGTTCAAGCACTTTTTCCTTCACCTTTTTTCTGTTTGTGATTAAGACTATTTAAGTAGAGTGTGAGCCACCATACTTTGTTGGGACTTTGTCTGGAATGGATATTTTTCATGTGGACGCTCTCTCCTCCTGTTGTGAGTTTTGCTTtattccagcattctgttttgttgTTATGCACctgtcagttttagtttcgtttttgcATAGCCCTCCCTTTGCTTCGGTGCCTTCCCAGCAGCACtcatctttgtttgttttgagcaTCAATAGATACTTTTACCTGCACGTTGCCTCCTCAGTCTTCTGTATCTTGGGAACACGCCACTAATTGCCGTCATGCGACCCGAGTGCCACATTATaaggaactctgcttcactatatgTACTTTTCCATTTACAAACTCAGTTGAAGAACCATAACGTTTATAAACAGAGTTTCCACTATATACTAATAAAAATTGTGAATCGATCTAGAATCAAGATGAATAAGAATCGATTTTTTGTGCACTTTTAATGATTACGACGACCAGAGTTTTACCCTAGAACAGAATATTTCTTACCTGGGAACAACAGGATTTTAACTGTCTTGAGATCAAATTAAGTTTTTGTGTTATTTGCAGTCAGTTGTTCTATTTATTCAAGTGTTAAGGGAGAAGCCCAAGCTCCAGCAGCCACATCAAGACAGCACATTCTCCTTGCGAGACAACTTCCAAGTAGCAAGACCTTCTTGCCCCGGGCAGTTCAATGTAAGATTACTAACGAAACACAAGCTCATTACATATGAGGAATTAACCCTTGTCACTGCTCACTCAGCCCTGCATAGAAACGCCTGCTTGGGATCCTGTGGGAGCCCTGGCTGGGTTACGTCTGGACTTGGAGCAGATGGATAGAGGCAATCAAAGGGCTTATCAATGTAGCCAGAAGTTGGCGACAGATGACAGGTGCCAGAGCATGCTGGTCAGTCAAAAGTTGGACCGCAACGTGTGCTCATTCGCTGAAACGTCTGTTACAGGGCTGAATGGGCGCCAGTGGGAACCCAGCTCCAGACCGAGATCTACAAATTGACAGGAGATGAAGTCAAGTACAGTGAGTGTCTGTCGCCACAACCTGAGCAGGACCACACCCTGATGTCCATTAAGGGTAGCAAAGAACCGTCAGCTGCTGGAGAGAATCCCTTGGAAGTTCCGGACGTGAACGATGATACTGCTGTCTCAAGCATTGAAAAACAATGCGGCATCATGAAGAATGATGACACCATCATCTGTGTGTTTAAAGATCAGAAGACCCAAATCAGTGAGGCTAGCTCGGGTCCACCTGAAACACATGTAGCCACCTCCGCGGTGGATTCCGAGCTTATGAAATTAAGCACCGCCAACAAGTGGACTAGCAGTTTGCCTTGTGTAGCCTCCTGCGGTATCATGGTGGGCCCTCCATTCTCCAACCGTTCATCAGCCTTCACTCAAACTGAAGGTCAGGGTACGGCCGACAAGAACGTAATCACCGAGGTGCACATGTCTGACCTGGACTATATCGCTCAGGTGAGCTTGGAACCAGAGATCTATAAAGCTCTAATTAAAGGATTACGGTATATTGAAAAATAACCATTCTACGAGAGTCAACGGGGTACAAAAGGGTCCCCGAGAACTACAATGTATACTCAGTAGCTTGTGCTAAAAATAACTTGGCAAagaaaattcatccatccatttgctcgTCCCTTTAGAGGTCGTGGGGGTGCTGTAGTCTaacccagctgcactcgggcggaatgcAGGGTACACactagacaagtcgccaactcatttcAGGGCCAACAGACAATGCACGTTTTAAAATTAAGTCCTTTTCAACTCTTATTTATTCCAACTAAGTTTTGAAATAAACATTCTGTTGCACAGTGTCATCTTCAAAGACAATAAAAAGACCCAAGAAGGTCCCAGGTCCTTCCAAGGGTTTAAGGCTTCCAAGGATGAATACAGCTTCCGTCAACCTAGtttctgctgttgtgtcctttggcaagacacaaGTCACACACTCTACCTTAGGCCAGAATGTGAAAGATAGCTTCTCAGTGTAATGCACTTTGAGCTACTAGAACATAAATTGcattataaatctaatccattattattattattattattatcactacccaaatgttatttttaataatgtaaaatatTGTATGTTTATAAAAATCTATCATGCTCCTTTTTTTGAGACAAGACGCTCAAACCCTTGTTTTTCAATTTGTTGATGCCACCTCAGATCTGCCCCTTGCTAGATGAGGCCTGCATGTCCACATCTTCGTGACCAAACAGTCTTTGCTACATAtactaaaggggaactgcactttgggaattttgcccatctttCACAATTCTTATGTATACACAATTTATGTTGGTTTATGCACTCTTAAGTAAATGCaagcaaaagtcagcttacaatgtaGTCAGCGGCAATCACTCTATTCTGCTTATAAAGCGCTTAAAAACACATCCAAACACAATGTTTTTATGCAgactaagtatatatgtaatgtaattacattcataacatgtaatatatacttgatgtaagtatatatgtaatgtactaacattcataatatgtaatatcaacatgatataagtatatgtaatgtactaacattcatgatgttatatatataaatgatgtaagtatatatgtaatgtagtaacattcattatatgtaattttacatgatgtaagtatgtaatgtagtaacattcataatatgtaatatttacataatgtaATTATatctgtaatgtagtaacattcatgacatgtaatatttacatgatgtatgtatatatgtaacgtagtaacattcataatatgtacttattttgctaattttaagcattTTAAAAACGCTTTAACGTTCGCTTTGAATACAACCCATGCAGGCTTCATGAGAGAAAAGCATAACACAACATCATGtaatgtacaatgtctgctctcacttggaTGCCTATTgttaggatgttgatatattctTGTTTAAAAGAAGAATAACTCATAATGCTTGTGAAGACAAGTGGTGtgtaacaaaactttttttttttttgccatttgacATTTGTCTGTCAGCTCTTAAAtgtaccaacttctcagtttatgtcgACATCATTTTAATAACCAGataagaggcatgatttataatctacaataaACATTTCATGAGCGCCgaagcgagaaagcagctcaccagctaatGTCAACACAACAGTTTAAGGATGTTACCTCGCTCTGATCAATGCACCGCTAAATGTCGGTCCTTAACTTGCTCAAAAAGTTTCATTAagtcttcttattcatatactttttcaaatgttgtaatcagaccatattttcagTATGTTAGATGGAtttttttacctgacatgtttcgactgtcatctgcaTTCTTCTTCAggagggtcacctgaccactgtgacgtGTTGCTTCTCAGCTGTTCTTATAGGCGTGGCTGACCAGGCAGACCTGTCATGTCATGTCTACCCCATTTGATGGTTAATGGAGGAGGGAGTCCCAGGTATGCGAGAGCATGAATGCTCCCTCATCCCAATTGATGATTTCTTTGGGCGGTTTCCTTAGTTCGATGGCCTCCTTAATCCATCGTTTGAATTTGTTACCTTCTGTCCTGATGATTTTGCCGTTGTCTTGGTCCATGATGTGGTTATTTATTTAGCCAGGATCTGATATGGCTGAATATCTTAAGATTTCCTGTTCGGATTTTTGTTTTTGGCTCTAGTTGTCTCTTTTTCGTATTCTTTCTGATGTTCTTTCTTCCTTGTGTTGAATGTCCTCCCTATTTCTCAcaagaaggttttttttttgcatgatttggtaaaaattccatctaatatactgaaaatatggtctgattcaTATAAAATTTTAAAAGTAGGTCATTAAAGTTAAGGCTTTGAATAACAATAACGCTAATACTCAGGTCATGAAATGTACAgcattttggatggttatttattggggtTTGTGTTTATCTTTGAAAATGACTTAATGACATGGCAgtaagaatgcattaaaaaaaaattgtctcattAGGATTGTCAATGATTAGCATTATGTTCCTAATACAGTATTGTGGTACCTTATGGCCCTATTTAAACTtagttttttaacactgaaataaTTGACATGATTTTTTATATTTCAGCAATTTAGCCAACTCCAGGCGGCCCCGGAAGGAAGACAACAAACTGATAAAAGGTGTGAAAAGGAAACTGATGAATTTGTTGAGTTTTATGTTGACACGGTTGTGACCATCCAGTCAGGATTACCGACCACGCGAACAGTGCAACTGTGTCCAACGCGCTCGCAGGGCGGAACTGAGCGTGCTGGCCCTGCAGTATCACTTGTGCCGAATGCAATGCTGGGCTCTCCGATTGCAGGATAACACCAATCAAATGTAAGATGGTTTCCTTCTGGATGACAGGATACATGTGTCATACATAACTTATGTTCTCCTCTTAGGGACACTGAACTTCCTGCCAGCATTGTGGCTGCTCTGCAAAAACTGGATTGTGACTACAATCAGATGCGAGAGAAGATCCTGGCAGGCGTTCATCTGGAGCATCTCAAACCTTTGTCCGCTGGCTGTGACAGGACTCCTTGCATCCCCGTAATGTCAACTTGTTGCTGAGTAGACAAAATGATGGGTCCCGTTCTAATGCTCTGTTACTGCTTTTTTAGATTGACCACGTCTTAGAGGCTGTGTCACAATGGTATGTTTGCACATGCTGCCATACAGTACTACTACAGTGGATCCTCCATTTACAAACTTCTTGAACGGGTTGAATCGGGAAAACTTTGTTTAGTGAAGCAActgtctccataagaaacaatggtAATATGAGTAATGAATAGTTAatgttttagtgaaggtttgtacacgtTAAACACAATATtaagtgctatacagtactgtatattaaGGTTGTATGGCATAGTACTGGTCTAGTTACTACACTATAAAGTACCGtttcgccatattttttttacaggcacGACGGCGTGTCGTCGTCACGTcataacattgctggttttacgagcagaggagcatgttcggcagcgcggaCACATGGAGTACTttcaagcagacagtgtgtagacagaaaagggaaaatggacgcattttggcttaaaaactaaagataaaggcgAAGCTATAACATTGAAACGCCTTACAGAAGAGGTGCTCTAAGACAttgctagctagttagcggctaatatCCATCCAcaattggcagtgttttagctacttctaaatcattaatcctggcctccatgttgACAAACTACGTTTTTTACAtgtatcactggaggatgaggaatagctaaacatgcttcactataggaggatacaatagctcacctgcctcacaatgtaaacaaacgccatgggtggatctagacctgacatccactgtaatgataccaagtacaatagtctATCTAGTAGATACTGCTatgataacatcaatattttttaggatCACAAAATCTttcttccttttttaaaaattgacattgtttataaactcaggacatatgtccctggacacatgaggactttgaatatgaccactgtatgatcctgtaactacttggtatctgatcgatacctaaatttgtggtttcacccaaaacgaatgtaaagtatcaaacaaaagaataaatgattattacattttaacagaagtgtagattgaacatgttaaaaGGGAAAATAACCGGATATTAacataacagtaaattaacaagtagattaataatattttttttacagtttgtccctcataatgtttaCAAAATAATAGCATGATAAATGACACAGAATGCATCTTTTTCCAAAAAAGTCTGGTTTCCTCACAATTGAAACTTGCTGTAGTACGAAGTCTGCCTCGTCAATTCTCCGATACTTCTGGGCACCATTCTTCGTCTGTTGAGTTTTTGAGATTCGCATAGAGTTATCACAAtggacaaaacttgtcaaaaggcgaaaaacaggaaaaaaacacacGTTGAATAGGAAGTGATTAGTAGAGTACTGCAATATGCAGCGAGTGACGTGGAGGGCTCCGCCTCCTCACTAAAATGCCACGCCCTGCTTTTTGCTTGCAGGCCCAACACAAAATGGAATGTTGGTACACAAAGACACATTTGGCGCCGTCtgaaacagtggttcttaactttgttggaggcaccgaaccccaccagtttcatatgcgcattcaacgaaccctttagtgaaaaa is a window encoding:
- the LOC133538117 gene encoding RNA-binding protein 44-like isoform X6, which translates into the protein MTPHEGGFHQFLWRHPALEVLQHHVCLKNDIGGGRQAAKPNISHNQLTNGWPGKRETFVLREKPKLQQPHQDSTFSLRDNFQVARPSCPGQFNPCIETPAWDPVGALAGLRLDLEQMDRGNQRAYQCSQKLATDDRAEWAPVGTQLQTEIYKLTGDEVKYSECLSPQPEQDHTLMSIKGSKEPSAAGENPLEVPDVNDDTAVSSIEKQCGIMKNDDTIICVFKDQKTQISEASSGPPETHVATSAVDSELMKLSTANKWTSSLPCVASCGIMVGPPFSNRSSAFTQTEGQGTADKNVITEVHMSDLDYIAQQFSQLQAAPEGRQQTDKSQDYRPREQCNCVQRARRAELSVLALQYHLCRMQCWALRLQDNTNQMDTELPASIVAALQKLDCDYNQMREKILAGVHLEHLKPLSAGCDRTPCIPIDHVLEAVSQWSSEVTQKAKSPDEDSCRQGAPRRTSVVHQIQMVCAKSRSPVTIVSKDNGEAWYDAEEDFHPTSAPELSKDPGLGKEAMRPSEVGDFNLTQVTTRPSVQTSLVVSSTPTPGGTFVPQRYGTMNTFDTLMAELTHFHPDVGRQRIVGALEELWNTYQSALCPLPLNMIRQMASDLLSRPGVGKMHSQ
- the LOC133538117 gene encoding RNA-binding protein 44-like isoform X4, translating into MTPQLPGENGLTGCPSFSEQTLKFFLQRSLYDFVAAHPNISLIDDRLADWYLRLSSNCKQAIQDEGGFHQFLWRHPALEVLQHHVCLKNDIGGGRQAAKPNISHNQLTNGWPGKRETFVLREKPKLQQPHQDSTFSLRDNFQVARPSCPGQFNPCIETPAWDPVGALAGLRLDLEQMDRGNQRAYQCSQKLATDDRAEWAPVGTQLQTEIYKLTGDEVKYSECLSPQPEQDHTLMSIKGSKEPSAAGENPLEVPDVNDDTAVSSIEKQCGIMKNDDTIICVFKDQKTQISEASSGPPETHVATSAVDSELMKLSTANKWTSSLPCVASCGIMVGPPFSNRSSAFTQTEGQGTADKNVITEVHMSDLDYIAQQFSQLQAAPEGRQQTDKSQDYRPREQCNCVQRARRAELSVLALQYHLCRMQCWALRLQDNTNQMDTELPASIVAALQKLDCDYNQMREKILAGVHLEHLKPLSAGCDRTPCIPIDHVLEAVSQWSSEVTQKAKSPDEDSCRQGAPRRTSVVHQIQMVCAKSRSPVTIVSKDNGEAWYDAEEDFHPTSAPELSKDPGLGKEAMRPSEVGDFNLTQVTTRPSVQTSLVVSSTPTPGGTFVPQRYGTMNTFDTLMAELTHFHPDVGRQRIVGALEELWNTYQSALCPLPLNMIRQMASDLLSRPGVGKMHSQ
- the LOC133538117 gene encoding RNA-binding protein 44-like isoform X1, whose amino-acid sequence is MAFYAPCWSSTPPCWVTPTRPFIEHLDQSSLLSFHHTQLMTPQLPGENGLTGCPSFSEQTLKFFLQRSLYDFVAAHPNISLIDDRLADWYLRLSSNCKQAIQDEGGFHQFLWRHPALEVLQHHVCLKNDIGGGRQAAKPNISHNQLTNGWPGKRETFVLREKPKLQQPHQDSTFSLRDNFQVARPSCPGQFNPCIETPAWDPVGALAGLRLDLEQMDRGNQRAYQCSQKLATDDRAEWAPVGTQLQTEIYKLTGDEVKYSECLSPQPEQDHTLMSIKGSKEPSAAGENPLEVPDVNDDTAVSSIEKQCGIMKNDDTIICVFKDQKTQISEASSGPPETHVATSAVDSELMKLSTANKWTSSLPCVASCGIMVGPPFSNRSSAFTQTEGQGTADKNVITEVHMSDLDYIAQQFSQLQAAPEGRQQTDKSQDYRPREQCNCVQRARRAELSVLALQYHLCRMQCWALRLQDNTNQMDTELPASIVAALQKLDCDYNQMREKILAGVHLEHLKPLSAGCDRTPCIPIDHVLEAVSQWSSEVTQKAKSPDEDSCRQGAPRRTSVVHQIQMVCAKSRSPVTIVSKDNGEAWYDAEEDFHPTSAPELSKDPGLGKEAMRPSEVGDFNLTQVTTRPSVQTSLVVSSTPTPGGTFVPQRYGTMNTFDTLMAELTHFHPDVGRQRIVGALEELWNTYQSALCPLPLNMIRQMASDLLSRPGVGKMHSQ
- the LOC133538117 gene encoding RNA-binding protein 44-like isoform X3, coding for MAFYAPCWSSTPPCWVTPTRPFIEHLDQSSLLSFHHTQLMTPQLPGENGLTGCPSFSEQTLKFFLQRSLYDFVAAHPNISLIDDRLADWYLRLSSNCKQAIQDEGGFHQFLWRHPALEVLQHHVCLKNDIGGGRQAAKPNISHNQLTNGWPGKRETFVLREKPKLQQPHQDSTFSLRDNFQVARPSCPGQFNPCIETPAWDPVGALAGLRLDLEQMDRGNQRAYQCSQKLATDDRAEWAPVGTQLQTEIYKLTGDEVKYSECLSPQPEQDHTLMSIKGSKEPSAAGENPLEVPDVNDDTAVSSIEKQCGIMKNDDTIICVFKDQKTQISEASSGPPETHVATSAVDSELMKLSTANKWTSSLPCVASCGIMVGPPFSNRSSAFTQTEGQGTADKNVITEVHMSDLDYIAQQFSQLQAAPEGRQQTDKSQDYRPREQCNCVQRARRAELSVLALQYHLCRMQCWALRLQDNTNQMDTELPASIVAALQKLDCDYNQMREKILAGVHLEHLKPLSAGCDRTPCIPIDHVLEAVSQWSSEVTQKAKSPDEDSCRQGAPRRTSVVHQIQMVCAKSRSPVTIVSKDNGEAWYDAEEDFHPTSAPELSKDPGLGKEAMRPSEVGDFNLTQTSLVVSSTPTPGGTFVPQRYGTMNTFDTLMAELTHFHPDVGRQRIVGALEELWNTYQSALCPLPLNMIRQMASDLLSRPGVGKMHSQ
- the LOC133538117 gene encoding uncharacterized protein LOC133538117 isoform X2, with amino-acid sequence MAFYAPCWSSTPPCWVTPTRPFIEHLDQSSLLSFHHTQLMTPQLPGENGLTGCPSFSEQTLKFFLQRSLYDFVAAHPNISLIDDRLADWYLRLSSNCKQAIQDEGGFHQFLWRHPALEVLQHHVCLKNDIGGGRQAAKPNISHNQLTNGWPGKRETFVLREKPKLQQPHQDSTFSLRDNFQVARPSCPGQFNPCIETPAWDPVGALAGLRLDLEQMDRGNQRAYQCSQKLATDDRAEWAPVGTQLQTEIYKLTGDEVKYSECLSPQPEQDHTLMSIKGSKEPSAAGENPLEVPDVNDDTAVSSIEKQCGIMKNDDTIICVFKDQKTQISEASSGPPETHVATSAVDSELMKLSTANKWTSSLPCVASCGIMVGPPFSNRSSAFTQTEGQGTADKNVITEVHMSDLDYIAQQFSQLQAAPEGRQQTDKSQDYRPREQCNCVQRARRAELSVLALQYHLCRMQCWALRLQDNTNQMDTELPASIVAALQKLDCDYNQMREKILAGVHLEHLKPLSAGCDRTPCIPIDHVLEAVSQWSSEVTQKAKSPDEDSCRQGAPRRTSVVHQIQMVCAKSRSPVTIVSKDNGEAWYDAEEDFHPTSAPELSKGDHAAFCPDKLGGQQHTHPRWNLCAPALRDHEHVRHPDGRADPLPPRRGKAEDCGGSGGAVEHVPKCPLSPAPQHDKTDGLRPPEQAWCRKDALSMRKSSMFFFICGGNCFCL
- the LOC133538117 gene encoding uncharacterized protein LOC133538117 isoform X5, which encodes MAFYAPCWSSTPPCWVTPTRPFIEHLDQSSLLSFHHTQLMTPHEGGFHQFLWRHPALEVLQHHVCLKNDIGGGRQAAKPNISHNQLTNGWPGKRETFVLREKPKLQQPHQDSTFSLRDNFQVARPSCPGQFNPCIETPAWDPVGALAGLRLDLEQMDRGNQRAYQCSQKLATDDRAEWAPVGTQLQTEIYKLTGDEVKYSECLSPQPEQDHTLMSIKGSKEPSAAGENPLEVPDVNDDTAVSSIEKQCGIMKNDDTIICVFKDQKTQISEASSGPPETHVATSAVDSELMKLSTANKWTSSLPCVASCGIMVGPPFSNRSSAFTQTEGQGTADKNVITEVHMSDLDYIAQQFSQLQAAPEGRQQTDKSQDYRPREQCNCVQRARRAELSVLALQYHLCRMQCWALRLQDNTNQMDTELPASIVAALQKLDCDYNQMREKILAGVHLEHLKPLSAGCDRTPCIPIDHVLEAVSQWSSEVTQKAKSPDEDSCRQGAPRRTSVVHQIQMVCAKSRSPVTIVSKDNGEAWYDAEEDFHPTSAPELSKDPGLGKEAMRPSEVGDFNLTQVTTRPSVQTSLVVSSTPTPGGTFVPQRYGTMNTFDTLMAELTHFHPDVGRQRIVGALEELWNTYQSALCPLPLNMIRQMASDLLSRPGVGKMHSQ